TACTATATTTAAAAGTAAATTCTTAAAAATTTCATTTAAATGCATAGGAGAAGTATTTTCCGCTTTTTGAACTCCTTCTAAGATTAATTCTACAGGAAACATAAAACTTGCAATCACCGCACATGCTGCTGCTAAAAAAGTTCCTACAATATATAAAATGACAATATTTCTTATCTTAGAACTACTTTGAGAAAAATCTCTCGTGCAAATTGAAGTTAGAATGAGTATAAAGACAAGAATAGGAGCTATAGCTTTTAAAGCATTGGTAAATAAAACTCCTAGCAAGTTGACAATTTCGGCCATTTCTTTAGAGCTTATTCCTACGAGTATGCCTAGAATTATACCTGCGCAGATTTGAAGGATTAGACTACCTTTGGCGTAGCTTTGAACTAGTTTTGAGAACATAAGAACCTTTATTATTTTGAAATTTGATGCAATATATCGGACTTGATTTTAACGAACTTTTGCTTAATTTTAGTGAATTTTTTAAAGCATTAAGCTTGAATAAATTTATTTGAGCTAGAATTGTAACTCATTTTTTATGAAAGGACTTTTTATGTATCTATTCACTTCAGAAGTCGTAAGCGCAGGTCATCCAGACAAATGTGCTGATATAATCGCTGATACAATAGTGGATATACTCTTGAAAAATGACAAAAATTCAAGGGTGGCGAGTGAGGTTTTTGTCGCAGGAAATAAGGTTGTGATAGGAGGAGAAGTTAAATCAAATCACAAGCTTAGTAAAGCTGATTACGATAATTTAGTTAAAGATGTTTTGAAAAATATAGGCTATGATGGAGCAGGATATTTTAGTAAAGAACAATGTTTGCATCCTGATGAAGTCGATGTTATGGTATTTTTAAATGAGCAAAGCCCTGATATTAATCAAGGTGTAGATCAAGAAGATGGCGAAACAGGTGCTGGGGATCAAGGTATTATGTTTGGTTTTGCAAGTTGTGAAGCTAAAGAGTATATGCCAGCAGCTATAAGCTATGCAAGAGCGCTTTGCGATAAGGTTTATACTTATGCAAAAGCTCATCCACAAGAACTGGGTGTAGATATTAAAACTCAAGTGACTATTGATTATGGCACAAAGGCGAATTTTGAAAATTGCAAACCACAAAGTATTCATACTATTGTTGTTTCTGTGCCTTGTGTTGAAAGTATGAAAATAGAGGATTTAAGAGCTTTGGTCAATAAATTAATCCTAGAAAGTGATTTACCCAAAGAACTTTTTAATCCTGAAAAAACTAGGATTTTGATCAATCCAACAGGAAAATATGTCAATCACTCTTCTTTGCATGATAGTGGTTTAACCGGAAGAAAACTTATAGTAGATAGTTTTGGGGGATACGCTCCTATAGGAGGGGGTGCACAATCTAGCAAGGATTATACTAAGGTTGATAGAAGTGGACTTTATGCAGGTAGATGGCTTGCTAAAAATATAGTTGCAGCAGGACTTGCTAAAAAGTGTATAGTTCAACTCAGCTATGCTATAGGTGTTGCTAAACCCACTTCTGTAAGCGTAGATTGTTTAGGAACTAATACAGGAGTAAATGATGATGTTTTGAGTGATTTTGTAATGCAAAATTTCTCTTTGACGCCAAATTGGATTCGTGATAAATTTGGTCTTGATAAACCTAGCAAAGACACTTTTCTTTATGCTGATGTAGCAGCTCGCGGACAAGTAGGACAAAAGGATTATCCTTGGGAAAAACTTGATGCTGTGGAGCAATTTAAGACTTTAATTAAATAAGCCTTGTTTTTCAAGGCTTATCATACTTCAAGATTTGTTTTAATACAAAACCAATTTAACCCACAATTTTATCAATAGACTTATTGAGATTGTAAAAGAATATATAGGCAAAAGTATCCACGATACAAGGTATGATAGTCCATTTCTTATGAATATCAAGAAGATAAAAAAAACTTGTTTGTAATAGCTGAAAGAAAAGAAGACAAGCGATTATTTAAATATTTAACAAGAGATTTTAAAGACTTAAAAGCCTTGCAAAAAGCAAAGGATAAAGCCAAAGATTTTTATCTTGATAGTCAAATGGTTAAAAATTCTAAAAAAATGCAAGGGATATTAAAAGGCTTGATTGATAAAAATAATTCTTAAGCCTTAATATCTATACTTTTTGGTGCAGAATTTAAAGAAAGAATTTTATTAAATTCCCCTGTATCATCATTGCTAAATTTCGCACCAAAAAGAATTTCTAACTCATCGCTTGTGCTAAATTTATTTTCTAGTAGCTTTTTTAAAAGCTCATTCATTTTATTATCATCTTTGTAGGTTTCGCTTTTGCTTTCACCTTGTATAGGTTTAAAAGGCTTTTCTTTGTCTTCTTCTGAAGTTTCTTTGTTATTTATATTTTTTAAAGGATTGCTATAATCTATACCTTGCGCCTTTTCTGCTTCTTCTAGTGATTTTACAAACTCATCGTGTCTTTGTTTGAAGTCTAAATATTTTTCTTTAAACTCATCTAGGCTCATATTAGAGTTAATCATTTCTTTGTGCTCTTTAGCCAATTCTCTAGCAAGTTTTATAAGTTCTTTATTTCCAGTGTTTTGACTTCGTAAAATATTAAATTGCATTGAAAGTTGTTCGCTGAAAATATCCCAATATGTATCACCTATGCTAGAATTTTCTAAAAATGTATTTTTGATATGATTTTTATCCATAAAATTTTGAAAGGCTTCACGCTCTTCATCACTAATATTTTTATCAAATGTAATTTTTCCAAGTATCTTAGTATCACCCTCTAATAAGTCATGGGTTGCACCAAATTTTTGAGAGTTAAGAAATGCCATCAAAACCCCACCTTTATCTACGCTACCATCTGTATTAGTATAAAAATTTTTATAGAGATTAACATCGCCATTTTTATTGAAAATATTTTCGGAGTTAATATTTTCAAAATACGAACCATTCCATACATTGAAGCTAACATTGATTTTATCGGCTGTTAAGGTTATATTCTCGTATTCATCTTTGGTGTAAATTTTAGTTACATTATAATTTTTATCCATACTAAAAGCAAAAGGGATATTTGCTAAATCTTCTGCAGAAAAGCTAGAGTTGGAAGTTTGGGGAGCGAGTTGAGAAAAAACTTTATAGGCATTTTTAAATGTTTTAGCTATATCAATTTTGCTATACATAGCCAAAAACTGCTCTCCGCTTTCTTGAAATTTCACAAAACTTTCAACATCTTTAGTATAAATTTTATAATCTTGCGGTAATCCTACAGCTTCGTTAAAATCACTTGTAAAAAATCCATCTTTATCTACACCATAACCTAAGATTTTATCTATCGCTTGTGATTTATCGCTTACAAGGTTTGAAGTTTCATTGATGGTATTAGATGATTTTGTATTTGAAGTATTATTGCTAAAAGTATTTGTGTAATTGTAGTTTGAATAAGAATTTATACCATTAATCATTTTGCCACCTTATAAAAATAAGATTTACAAGATAAATCGGCAAAAATGATTTTTTATTAAGCAAAAATTATACTTAATGAGGAATTTTTGCTGTTAATCCACCATCAATCAAATAAAATCCACCAGTTATAAAGAGCTTGCTTTTAGACTTGTTAAAAAATAAATCAGTTCAGCTATTTCATTGTGGTTCATCATGTGCAATGTTGTCAAAGTTTTGAAACAATCTTTTTGTCATTGGCGTTTTGAGAGTTCTTGTACATACAGTATTTATTCTAATTTTTGGTGCAAAGATAAAAATTTCTAACTTTTATCTTGCTTGTTAAAATAATTTTTAATCTTTTGCACAAATTTTTCTTTAGGTTTTATCACGCCACTTTCCTTGCCATTTGTGGCATGATATACGCTAACTCCATGTTTGCTTGCATAAAATTGCATGAGTAGTTTTTGTAGTTTGTATTCACTAGAATAATTAAACCAAGCATTATTGCTTATAGCTATGATAATTTTTGAATTTTTATAATTTTGTTCTTTTGTAGCCTCATAACAAATAGCATTGGTAATGATTTGATCATTGAGTTTATATTTGCTTTGTAATGGTCCTTGATCAAATTCTGCTATATTGGGTAAAAAGTATTTTTGTATTGTTTCTTTAAAAAATGGAATGTCCTCCCCAAAAGGTACTAAAAAATGTTTATTGAGTATATAGCTATTGCCTCCTTTGAAAATATATGTGCTATTGTAAGTTTTACCCTCTTGTATGTTAAATGCTCCAGTTATGATGATAATTTGATGTGATAGTTCTTTTAGCATTTTCTCGTATGAGGTATTTTTGAGGTTAAATGCAAAAGCGGTTTCTGGTAAGATGATGAGTTCTTTTTTTTCATTGATAGCTTGGATAATTTCCTTGATTAAATTATCTGAATTTACAGATACATTTTCTTGAAGGAATTTTTGATCTTGAGATATATCTGTAGAAATAAGCTTATAGGATAGATTTAAATCTTCTGATTTTTTTTCATCGTATTGAAAACCTATAGAAAATACAATCAAAAGAATAGCAATTTTATAATATCTTGAAATATAATTTTCATGAATAATATATGCTAGTAAAAAAATACAAATAATACCACGATAGCTAGGATCAAAAAAACCATATACAGTATAAATTCCCCAATTAAGCCAATCAAAGCCTAAAGGATGAATAAAACTTAAACAAAAAATTCCACAAAGGCGTAAAAAATCAAATTTAAGTAAATAACAAATTCTAAAGAGTATTCCATAAACTATACCTATAAGGATAATCACTATAGGCACTAAATAATTTAAATCAAAATAAATCGAAGAAAGCCCTATCCACCAAAACCAAAGCACCCCTACAAAAAATCCTATCCAAAAATATTGCTTAGGACTTTTGCTTTTTAAAAGTAAAACTAAGCCCCAAATTGCGAGGAATGAACTGATAGCTTGGGTAAAAATATTTTCAAAAAAAGATAAATAAATACAATTTGAAAGTAAAAATGCTATAAAAAAGACTTTTATTATTTTAAAAATGGTAGAATTAGTGTTTAATTTTTTTGGAATAAAGGAAAAATATGGCAGAAAATTCAATTTTAACTTCATTGTTACCTCTTGTTGTGCTATTTGCAATTTTTTATTTTTTGGTTATAAGACCACAACAAAAACAAGCAAAAGCACATAAGCAAATGCTAGAATCCCTTCAAAAAGGCGATAAGATTATCACCAATGGTGGACTTATTTGTGAAGTCGTAAAACCAGAGGACGATTTTATCAAAGTTAAGCTTAATGAAGACAATGTTACTGCAAAAATTTCAAGAGAATTTATAGCAAAGAAAATTGATGCGTAATTCTAAAATCACTTATCGATTAGTTGTTTTTATTGCGGTATTTATTTTTGGAGTTGTTTTTTCGCTCCCTTCTTTTTTGCAATCCGAGCGAGGAGCGAAAATCAATTTAGGGCTTGATTTGCAAGGCGGACTTTATATGCTTTTGGGTGTAGATAATCAAGAAGCTGTAAAATCTAAAATCAAATCCGTCGCTTCTTCTTTGAGTTATTCTTTTAATAAAGAGAATATTTTAAATGATGGATTAAATATTCACGATGATAGTTTGGATTTTACTTTATTGGATAATGCAGATATAGTTAAGACCGAAAATTTACTCAAAGAAATTAATGGGCTTAATGTGCAAAGAGAAGATATGCATTATATAGTTTCTTTTACCCCAGAAGAGGTTAAAAGTATAGAAAATTTTGCTCTTTTGCAAGCAGTTGAGACGATTAGAAATCGTTTGGATCAATTTGGTTTAGCAGAACCGACGGTCGCAAAACAAGGTGAAGATAAAATTCTGGTCGAATTAGCAGGAATTAAAACCAAAGAAGATGAATTAAGAGCTAAAGAGCGCATTACTAAAGCAGCTCATTTGCAACTCATGGAGGTAGATGATTCTAAAATGAGTCAAGCTTCTAATATGAGCGATGCTGAAGCAGCGAGTTATGGGCTTGTTTTGGTTCCTGATTCTAGAAATCCAAATTTAAAGTATCCTTTAAAAAATATTCCTATTTTAGATGGTTCTATGCTTACAGATGCTAGAGTAGGACTTAGTGATAAAAGTAATTATCCTGTTATTAATTTTACTTTAAATGCTGAAGGTTCTAAGAAATTTGCTGATTATACAGGGGCAAATGTTGGAAAGCGTTTGGCTATCGTGCTAGATAATAAAGTATATTCTGCTCCATCGATTAATGAACGCATAGGTGGTGGAAGTGGTCAAATCAGCGGGGCTTTTACTCAAGAAGAGGCGCGAGATGTAGCTGTGGCTTTAAGAAGTGGGGCTTTATTGGCACCGGTTAAACTTTTAGAACAAAGAAGTATAGGTCCATCTTTGGGTGCTGATAGTATCAAAATGAGTATGATAGCTCTTATAGGTGCTTCGATTTTTATCGTAGTATTTATGGTGCTTTATTATGGTATGGCAGGAATTTTTGCCAATATCGCAATGCTTGTTAATGTTTTGGTTGTTGTGGCTGTGATGGCAATGTTTGGCGCAACCTTGACCTTACCAGGTATGGCAGGACTTGTTTTAACTGTGGGCATGGCTGTTGATGCTAATGTTATTATTAATGAGCGTATTCGAGAGCTTTTGCGCGAAGGGGCAAATATCAAAGCAAGCATAGAGCAAGGTTATAAAAATGCTATGAGTGCGATAATAGATTCTAATATCACTTCTCTTGTAACTTCCATAGCACTTTATGCTTATGGAACAGGTGCTGTTAAAGGATTTGCAGTGACTTTGGGGATTGGTATTGTTGTTTCTATGATTACTGCTATTTGGGGAACGCATGGAATGTTTGATTATTTTATGCGCCGCATTGAAAAAAGTAATAATACAAGATTTTGGTTTGGTTATAGGAGAAAATAATGCAGTTTTTTAGCGAAAAGAAAATTTATGATTTTATGAGAATGCGTTTTGCTGCAATTTCTCTTTCTATTGTTTTATTTTTTGGTTCTATTTATTTGCTTTGGGATAGAGGTTTGCAATTTGGTATTGATTTTAGTGGGGGTACTTTAATCCAACTTAAATACGATACAGCAGCTCCTATTCCTCAAATTCGTGAAATTTTAGAAAAACAAGGCAGTTTCCAAAATTTATCTGTAACCGAATTTGGAAGTAAAGAAGAGATTACTATTCGTTTTTTAGGAAGTAATGATAGCTTAGGTAGTGATATAGGTGAGCATATTAGTACTCTTTTAAAAGATACGGGCAAATTTGAAGTGCGTCGTGCTGATGTCGTGGGTCCAAAAGTGGGCGATGAGCTTAGAAATAAGGGTATTATGGCTATCATTGTATCCTTAGTCGCTATTTTGATTTATATTGCAATACGCTTTGAATGGCGTTTTGCATTAGCAGCAATTATTAGCGAAATTCACGATGTTGTGATTACTTTGGGAGCGATTTCATTATTTAAAATTGATGTCAATTTAGATACTTTGGCTGCAGTTTTAACAGTGCTTGGATATTCCTTAAATGATACAATTATCATTTTTGATAGAATCAGAGAAGGGATTAAGACAAGTAAAAAAAGCGAACTTGCTCCTATTATCAACGAAAGTGTCTCAGCAACCTTATCTAGAACAGTATTGACTTCAGGACTTACTTTGGCTACTGTTGTGATACTTTATTTTTTTGGCGGAGAGATGATACAAGGTTTTTCTTTGGCTTTGATAGTGGGTATTGTTGTAGGAACTTTAAGTTCAATTTTTGTAGCTAGTCCAACTTTACTTTGGTTTAAATTCAGTGTTATTGATTTTAGAAATAAAGAACTTGAAAAACTTAAAAGAAAGCAAGAAAAAGAACGCAATCGTGCAATGTATGAAAAAGGAACGGTTTAAAGGAAGATTATGGCTTATGATGCAAATTTGATAGAAAAAAAATGGCAAGAAATTTGGGATAAAAATGAGTATTTTGAACCTAAAGATGATTTAACCTTACCTAAAAAATATATTTTATCCATGTTTCCTTACCCTAGCGGGCGTATACATATGGGACATGTAAGAAATTATAGTATAGGTGATGCTATTGCTAGATATTATCGCAAGATAGGTTATAATGTTTTGCATCCTATTGGTTTTGATAGTTTTGGTATGCCAGCTGAAAATGCAGCTATTAAGCACAAAATTCATCCAAAATCTTGGACTTATGAAAATATAGCCTATATGAAAAATGAACTTTTTTCTTTAGGTTTTTCTTTTTCAAAAAAAAGAATGCTTGCGACCTCTGATCCACTCTATACAAAATTTGAACAAGAATTTTTTATCAAAATGTATGAAAAGGGCTTGATTTATACTAAAGAAGCGAATGTAAATTGGTGTGAGCAAGATCAAACTGTTTTAGCAAATGAGCAAGTAGAAGATGGAAAGTGTTGGCGTTGTGGACATGAAGTAGTTCAAAAAAAGATGCCAGGGTATTATGTAAAAATCACAGCCTATGCGGAAGAGCTTTTAAGTGAGCTTGAGAATTTAAAAGATAAGTGGCCTTCTCAGGTTTTAACCATGCAAGAAAATTGGATAGGTAAAAGTGAGGGTTTGGAATTTTCTTTAAATTTAGACAAAGAAAGCTTGGAAAAAACAAAGACGCAATCTTTTGAAGTTTTTACCACTCGTGCAGATACTATTTATGGTATTTCTTATGTAGCTTTAGCGCCTGAACATAAAATCGTGCAAAATTTAATACAGGCAAATTGTTTAGATGATGAAAAAGTAGAGCAAATTAAAAATATGCAAAAACAAAGTGCTAGAGAAAGACAAATGGCTGATAAGCAAGGGTGCTTTTTAGGAATTTACGCTATTCATCCTTTGACTCAAGAAAAACTCCCTGTTTGGGTAGCAAATTTTGTATTAGCTGATTATGGTAGCGGAGCTGTAATGGCTGTTCCAGCTCACGATGAGAGAGATTTTGAATTTGCTAATAAATATAAACTTGAAATCAAACAAGTGATTGAGTGCGAAGATGCACAGCTTCCTTATGTTCAAAAAACAGGAAAGCTTATCCAAAGTGGCGAATTTAATGGGCTTGATTGTAATGAAGCAAGAGCAAGAATTATTTCAAAATTTGAAGATGAAAAACTAGGAAAAAGGGTTATTAATTTTAAAATTCGCGATTGG
The window above is part of the Campylobacter coli genome. Proteins encoded here:
- the metK gene encoding methionine adenosyltransferase, encoding MYLFTSEVVSAGHPDKCADIIADTIVDILLKNDKNSRVASEVFVAGNKVVIGGEVKSNHKLSKADYDNLVKDVLKNIGYDGAGYFSKEQCLHPDEVDVMVFLNEQSPDINQGVDQEDGETGAGDQGIMFGFASCEAKEYMPAAISYARALCDKVYTYAKAHPQELGVDIKTQVTIDYGTKANFENCKPQSIHTIVVSVPCVESMKIEDLRALVNKLILESDLPKELFNPEKTRILINPTGKYVNHSSLHDSGLTGRKLIVDSFGGYAPIGGGAQSSKDYTKVDRSGLYAGRWLAKNIVAAGLAKKCIVQLSYAIGVAKPTSVSVDCLGTNTGVNDDVLSDFVMQNFSLTPNWIRDKFGLDKPSKDTFLYADVAARGQVGQKDYPWEKLDAVEQFKTLIK
- a CDS encoding apolipoprotein N-acyltransferase gives rise to the protein MKLKLNFLPYFSFIPKKLNTNSTIFKIIKVFFIAFLLSNCIYLSFFENIFTQAISSFLAIWGLVLLLKSKSPKQYFWIGFFVGVLWFWWIGLSSIYFDLNYLVPIVIILIGIVYGILFRICYLLKFDFLRLCGIFCLSFIHPLGFDWLNWGIYTVYGFFDPSYRGIICIFLLAYIIHENYISRYYKIAILLIVFSIGFQYDEKKSEDLNLSYKLISTDISQDQKFLQENVSVNSDNLIKEIIQAINEKKELIILPETAFAFNLKNTSYEKMLKELSHQIIIITGAFNIQEGKTYNSTYIFKGGNSYILNKHFLVPFGEDIPFFKETIQKYFLPNIAEFDQGPLQSKYKLNDQIITNAICYEATKEQNYKNSKIIIAISNNAWFNYSSEYKLQKLLMQFYASKHGVSVYHATNGKESGVIKPKEKFVQKIKNYFNKQDKS
- the yajC gene encoding preprotein translocase subunit YajC yields the protein MAENSILTSLLPLVVLFAIFYFLVIRPQQKQAKAHKQMLESLQKGDKIITNGGLICEVVKPEDDFIKVKLNEDNVTAKISREFIAKKIDA
- the secD gene encoding protein translocase subunit SecD translates to MRNSKITYRLVVFIAVFIFGVVFSLPSFLQSERGAKINLGLDLQGGLYMLLGVDNQEAVKSKIKSVASSLSYSFNKENILNDGLNIHDDSLDFTLLDNADIVKTENLLKEINGLNVQREDMHYIVSFTPEEVKSIENFALLQAVETIRNRLDQFGLAEPTVAKQGEDKILVELAGIKTKEDELRAKERITKAAHLQLMEVDDSKMSQASNMSDAEAASYGLVLVPDSRNPNLKYPLKNIPILDGSMLTDARVGLSDKSNYPVINFTLNAEGSKKFADYTGANVGKRLAIVLDNKVYSAPSINERIGGGSGQISGAFTQEEARDVAVALRSGALLAPVKLLEQRSIGPSLGADSIKMSMIALIGASIFIVVFMVLYYGMAGIFANIAMLVNVLVVVAVMAMFGATLTLPGMAGLVLTVGMAVDANVIINERIRELLREGANIKASIEQGYKNAMSAIIDSNITSLVTSIALYAYGTGAVKGFAVTLGIGIVVSMITAIWGTHGMFDYFMRRIEKSNNTRFWFGYRRK
- the secF gene encoding protein translocase subunit SecF; amino-acid sequence: MQFFSEKKIYDFMRMRFAAISLSIVLFFGSIYLLWDRGLQFGIDFSGGTLIQLKYDTAAPIPQIREILEKQGSFQNLSVTEFGSKEEITIRFLGSNDSLGSDIGEHISTLLKDTGKFEVRRADVVGPKVGDELRNKGIMAIIVSLVAILIYIAIRFEWRFALAAIISEIHDVVITLGAISLFKIDVNLDTLAAVLTVLGYSLNDTIIIFDRIREGIKTSKKSELAPIINESVSATLSRTVLTSGLTLATVVILYFFGGEMIQGFSLALIVGIVVGTLSSIFVASPTLLWFKFSVIDFRNKELEKLKRKQEKERNRAMYEKGTV
- the leuS gene encoding leucine--tRNA ligase, which translates into the protein MAYDANLIEKKWQEIWDKNEYFEPKDDLTLPKKYILSMFPYPSGRIHMGHVRNYSIGDAIARYYRKIGYNVLHPIGFDSFGMPAENAAIKHKIHPKSWTYENIAYMKNELFSLGFSFSKKRMLATSDPLYTKFEQEFFIKMYEKGLIYTKEANVNWCEQDQTVLANEQVEDGKCWRCGHEVVQKKMPGYYVKITAYAEELLSELENLKDKWPSQVLTMQENWIGKSEGLEFSLNLDKESLEKTKTQSFEVFTTRADTIYGISYVALAPEHKIVQNLIQANCLDDEKVEQIKNMQKQSARERQMADKQGCFLGIYAIHPLTQEKLPVWVANFVLADYGSGAVMAVPAHDERDFEFANKYKLEIKQVIECEDAQLPYVQKTGKLIQSGEFNGLDCNEARARIISKFEDEKLGKRVINFKIRDWGVSRQRYWGAPIPMVKCKACGIVPQKIENLPITLPEDIQITGEGNPLEKHPTWKNCTCPKCGQEAQKESDTLDTFFESSWYFARFASDEKTWQEKALDKESVKYWMNVDQYIGGIEHAILHLLYARFFQKVLKDLGYLEDNEPFAKLLTQGMVLKDGAKMSKSKGNVVDPDDIINKYGADTARLFILFAAPPAKELEWNDDAVEGAYRFICRLYDRAQNVRAGELLEFKHEDLNKEEKYARLKVYEALKKSFEVYTQSFAFNTLIAACMEALNALAVCKNEALEQEAFYIILNILEPIIPHVCFELSDKLFKCENFKVLKLKEEVFIKDSLNLGISVNGKKRGEVEVSSSASQDEILELAKQKVSKWLEGKNIVKEIYVEGKLVNLVIK